One part of the Candidatus Eisenbacteria bacterium genome encodes these proteins:
- a CDS encoding glycosyltransferase, which yields MKIALLTFRYPHPPDRGDRITALGLLKVASPKHRFHVLAQCQHAPAPASERYMRDLGVDMRTVRLARERSTVQMVLALPGRDSFQLAYFRSRAFEAAAQDLDARGPFDCVIAHAVRMLPAARLVRARRRILLAVDCLSMAMRRMAECSRGPVRWLAAEEAKRLARAEALGAEWADEVWLISDVDAAEFPTPLRHKVRVVRQGINVGLDPRLGWQPDGRTLLFVGRLDVRHNIAAVQRLCREILPRVRREAPRARVRIVGASPAPAVKALAFIPGVEVAGRVEDLQQEYVRAAAMVVPLTFSSGMQNKILEAAAAGLPVVTTTNGAAGLGPTLGARVTVADSSDAMARAALRILAHPGEFLALAGRAKQAAWEGFRWENFLDALNRPMAVPSGGNPPGAVERWGPATGGAPAEVYLPSGRTSPITRTSTAKPSIESGTLSSSGVRRDT from the coding sequence GTGAAGATCGCCCTCCTGACATTTCGCTACCCCCATCCCCCCGATCGCGGCGACCGCATCACCGCCCTGGGGCTGCTGAAGGTCGCCTCCCCGAAGCACCGTTTCCATGTGCTCGCGCAGTGTCAGCACGCTCCGGCTCCCGCCTCCGAGCGGTACATGCGTGACCTCGGGGTTGATATGCGGACGGTGCGGCTCGCCCGGGAGCGGTCCACGGTCCAGATGGTCCTGGCCCTCCCCGGGCGGGATTCGTTTCAGCTCGCCTACTTCCGAAGCCGGGCCTTCGAGGCGGCGGCGCAGGACCTGGACGCGCGCGGCCCCTTCGATTGCGTGATCGCGCACGCGGTCCGCATGCTGCCCGCCGCCCGTCTGGTGCGCGCCCGGAGGCGGATCCTGCTGGCCGTGGACTGCCTGTCCATGGCCATGCGCCGGATGGCCGAGTGCAGTCGCGGTCCGGTGCGCTGGCTGGCCGCCGAGGAGGCGAAGAGGCTGGCGCGCGCGGAAGCGCTCGGGGCGGAATGGGCGGACGAGGTGTGGCTGATCTCCGACGTGGACGCGGCGGAATTCCCCACCCCCCTGCGACACAAGGTGCGGGTGGTCCGGCAGGGCATCAATGTCGGGCTGGATCCGCGGCTGGGATGGCAGCCGGATGGCCGGACGCTGCTGTTCGTGGGGCGCCTGGACGTGCGCCACAACATCGCGGCCGTCCAGAGGCTGTGTCGGGAGATCCTGCCCCGGGTGCGGCGGGAGGCGCCGCGTGCCCGGGTGCGGATCGTCGGGGCGTCCCCGGCGCCGGCGGTGAAGGCCCTGGCATTCATCCCGGGGGTCGAGGTGGCCGGTCGGGTCGAGGACCTCCAGCAGGAGTATGTCCGGGCCGCCGCGATGGTGGTGCCGCTCACGTTCTCTAGCGGGATGCAGAACAAGATCCTCGAGGCGGCCGCCGCGGGGCTGCCGGTGGTCACTACCACGAACGGGGCGGCGGGCCTTGGGCCCACCCTGGGCGCACGGGTGACCGTGGCGGATTCCAGCGACGCGATGGCCCGGGCCGCGCTGAGGATCCTGGCGCACCCGGGGGAATTCCTGGCGCTCGCGGGGCGCGCCAAGCAGGCGGCGTGGGAGGGCTTCCGGTGGGAGAACTTCCTGGATGCGCTGAATCGCCCCATGGCGGTGCCATCGGGAGGGAATCCGCCGGGCGCGGTGGAGAGATGGGGACCCGCTACCGGGGGCGCACCCGCGGAAGTCTACCTGCCCAGCGGTCGGACATCCCCGATCACCCGGACGTCCACGGCGAAGCCCTCGATCGAGTCCGGCACCCTCTCCAGCTCCGGGGTGCGGCGCGACA